A DNA window from Novosphingobium sp. RL4 contains the following coding sequences:
- the rdgB gene encoding RdgB/HAM1 family non-canonical purine NTP pyrophosphatase: protein MSNRRLQGERLVIATHNAGKLREIGALLAPYGIECVSAGELGLPEPEETGTTFVENALLKAHAAAKAAQLPALADDSGMSVTALGGKPGVYTADWAERQWFEGEPGRDWFMAMGKVEGLLCEQGPEADRSCWFSCVLAIAWPNGDEAVYEGRSNGTFTWPPRGKLGFGYDPCFVPDGLDQTFAEIAPEKKHEISHRADAFAKLVAEQFPS from the coding sequence TTGAGCAATCGCCGTCTCCAGGGCGAACGCCTCGTCATTGCCACGCACAATGCGGGCAAGCTGAGGGAAATCGGCGCCCTGCTCGCCCCTTACGGGATCGAGTGCGTTTCCGCCGGGGAACTCGGCCTGCCCGAGCCCGAGGAGACCGGCACGACGTTCGTCGAGAACGCACTGCTCAAGGCCCATGCCGCCGCGAAAGCCGCGCAGCTTCCTGCGCTGGCTGACGATAGCGGCATGTCGGTAACGGCGCTGGGCGGAAAGCCCGGCGTCTACACCGCCGACTGGGCCGAACGGCAGTGGTTCGAGGGCGAACCCGGCCGGGACTGGTTCATGGCGATGGGCAAGGTTGAAGGCCTCCTTTGCGAACAGGGCCCTGAAGCCGACCGTTCGTGCTGGTTCTCCTGCGTCCTCGCGATCGCTTGGCCGAACGGCGATGAAGCGGTCTACGAAGGCCGCTCCAACGGGACTTTCACGTGGCCTCCGCGCGGAAAGTTGGGTTTCGGCTACGACCCCTGTTTCGTGCCGGACGGCCTCGACCAGACCTTTGCCGAAATCGCGCCTGAAAAGAAGCACGAGATCAGCCACCGCGCCGATGCTTTCGCCAAGCTGGTCGCGGAGCAGTTCCCGAGCTAA
- the rph gene encoding ribonuclease PH — MRPSGRTPDEMRTIDIQTGFTKHAEGSVLISFGDTRVLVTASVEEKVPPFLRGKGEGWVTAEYSMLPRATHTRGSREAAKGKQSGRTQEIQRLIGRSLRAVVDMKKLGERQIVLDCDVLQADGGTRTASISGAWVALRLAVDKLMADGKIKEDPIQARVAAISCGICNGTPVLDLDYIEDSAADADANFVLIEGGKIAEAQATAEGATYDEEGLLRLLRLARIGCDQIFAAQAKAVGR, encoded by the coding sequence ATGCGACCTTCCGGCCGTACGCCCGACGAGATGCGCACCATCGATATCCAGACCGGTTTCACCAAGCACGCCGAAGGTTCGGTGCTGATTTCCTTCGGTGATACCCGCGTCCTCGTCACCGCCTCCGTCGAAGAGAAGGTGCCGCCGTTCCTTCGCGGCAAGGGCGAAGGCTGGGTAACGGCCGAATATTCGATGCTGCCCCGCGCAACGCATACCCGCGGTAGCCGCGAAGCGGCCAAGGGCAAGCAGTCCGGCCGCACGCAGGAAATCCAGCGCCTCATCGGCCGCAGCCTTCGCGCCGTGGTCGACATGAAGAAGCTCGGCGAACGCCAGATCGTGCTCGACTGCGACGTGCTTCAGGCGGACGGTGGCACCCGCACCGCCTCGATCTCGGGCGCGTGGGTTGCGCTGCGTCTTGCCGTCGACAAGCTGATGGCGGACGGCAAGATCAAGGAAGACCCGATCCAGGCCCGTGTTGCCGCCATTTCCTGCGGCATCTGCAACGGCACCCCGGTGCTCGATCTCGACTATATCGAGGACAGCGCCGCCGATGCCGACGCCAACTTCGTGCTGATCGAGGGCGGCAAGATCGCCGAGGCACAGGCCACTGCCGAAGGCGCGACTTATGACGAGGAAGGCCTCCTGCGCCTGCTTCGCCTCGCCCGCATCGGCTGCGACCAGATCTTCGCCGCCCAGGCCAAGGCAGTCGGCCGTTGA